The sequence below is a genomic window from Nostoc flagelliforme CCNUN1.
GAGTAATGGCAAGACTTTCAGACTTGTGGCATCAAAGTCATACAGCTGCCATAGCAGGTTAAGTTAACTACTCGGAATTTTTTTTGTAAAGCGGATTTGCGACAGATGTCAGGATTCGTTGACTTTCTTAACATATCTTGAGATAATTTCAGGAGATGTAGCGTCAAAATAAAAATAGTTCCGTATAGCAAACTACAAAATCCTAGCCACAAGTCTAATTTCTGTAATGTTTGTTCCTAATTTTTAACGGGAACACTATCGTAAGTGTTAATTTGTGAGTAAAAAACATGAGTGTGAATACGGTGCCTTCTATCAATTACTACTCTCTCGACCTGATTCAAGACGAAGCACGCCGACTGGTGCAAAAGGGAATGATTAGCCGACAACAGCCAATATATACCCTCTGCCAATACATTCCAGCGAGAGAGTGGGTTTGCGTTGAATGTGAATTAGAGAAATGTGACTTTCTGTTACGCGATCGCATTGGCGATCTAATTGGTCGTGAAGAGTGGGACAACGACTAATCAATGTTTGATTTCAAATTTGGGATTGGGGGTTCATTTTCGATGTGTGGATGTCACCATCAACGAGCCGACGCCCAATCTGGGGGATAATCTCTGATTTTTGGTGAGCATTGCCCCATATAGAATCTTGCGTTTTTCATTAACCTAGAAGCATTGGAGTCTGGATTTATACAACTTTTCAAGTTAAAGAAGGCATCAGAACCATTTCTTGTGTATATCTGGTGCTACAGCTTGAGTCTAGTAGGTAGATTCTGTGACGTTCCTATATTTATCTAATAGGTAAATGTAGGAACTTCACTTTGGACTCGCAATTCATTGCATCGCTTCCCTAAAATAAGCGATAGTCTGCTTGTTGTTCAAAGCCAAAATCCGTCTTGAAAAGTTTGCTAAGTCGGGCTAACCGTCACCAGTTGCGACAATAGAGAGAAACTCCGCAAGCAACTGGCTCAATTTTCGCAAAATCCAAAATTTGTATAGTATTTTTTTTAATCTCGAAAAGTACAGAAAAATCACATGAACTATTATCCTACTTGCTCTAAGTAATTATTAATGTCTTCAATGATGCGAGTAAGTTCAGCTTCAGTAGTCAAGCGGATGTTGACGTTGCGGACAGTCAGCAAAACTTTGGCTGCGAAGGGTGTTGGCCAGATATTAGGATTACAGAAAATTTCTAAAAATACTTCACCTGTATAACGATATTCCAAGGGAGGCTGGGGAGTTACTTTACCACCACCAGGAGTGGGTTTAGCGGCGACAGCTTTCAGACGCTCCATCAATTGATCTGTTGCTGCTTTTAATTCTCGTGCTGCTTGGGGTGAAAAACTGAAGGAGACAGAACCTTCAATTAGGTTCAAGGTTAGAGGAATTGAAGACATTTTTTATTAAAACTTCTTGGTAAGTACTAATATTACCGGAAAAAGAGAGGAAGCCGCCGAGAGCGACGGTGGCGAACCCCAATTTTTCGAGGATGCGCCCCAGCCTTAGCGCTAGAACACCGATTCAGTATTCAGAGTCATGACGAAAAACTCGGGTTTCTTTTAGGCACAAGAAAGAAGCTGTGGTTGAAATGACCTAAAAATCCGGTTTTTCAACCTCGCGTTTTATTAGTGAATCGGTGTTCTAGCATCGTCGTCAGAGAGATTTGCGTAATCGGACTTTTCTTATGTTTCTTCTGTGTCGGAGTTTCATCTTTTGGTAGTTTCTGTTTTGGCTCTCGATTCCAAAGTTTTTGCCATAACAGACCTATCGATTGACCTTTTTCAGGTTCTATAGCTAAAGCGCTGTATAATATTAAACCGTTACCTCCCTTACCAATCGGGCCGTAACCTTCTTTTTTCACCGTAATACTGCCATAATCAAGAAAAGTCGTATCTCCGACACACAACACTACGTTGTATTCTGCAACAGTTTCCGCCGTCATCTGACAGTGCGGGTGTAAAAGCTATTGAAAATTCTACTTTGGGGTTGGCAAAAACTCATAAGCTCTCTTGAGTACAGTTGCTCCACTGAAGATTTCTGACAGTGCTTTGCCAAATCCTTGACTTAGAACATAGCCTAAAGACAAAAGCACGTTCATTCAATCTGCGATCGCCCAACTCACAAGTTGCAAAATTTTTCTCCCACCAGTCCAACATAATTTGTCGCCTCTGATACCACGCTTGGGTTATTTTACTGTAAACCTTGTACCTTGCCCTAAATCCTTTTTGAGCAAGCTTTTCAATACTTAACGGGAAAAGTCAGTTAGCTAGATGAGGGAGATTAGAGAAATAACAAATGACCACCGACAAATCACT
It includes:
- a CDS encoding DUF4327 family protein encodes the protein MSVNTVPSINYYSLDLIQDEARRLVQKGMISRQQPIYTLCQYIPAREWVCVECELEKCDFLLRDRIGDLIGREEWDND
- a CDS encoding IS4/Tn5 family transposase DNA-binding protein gives rise to the protein MNVLLSLGYVLSQGFGKALSEIFSGATVLKRAYEFLPTPK